From one Nonomuraea polychroma genomic stretch:
- a CDS encoding nucleotidyl transferase AbiEii/AbiGii toxin family protein — protein sequence MHFPPFQERLLHAVLPVCERYRLVLAGGYAIKAHGFTDRPSKDLDFATDVEIPLPDVALGVVGAFQEAGLEASIIEVTPRMGRLMVADVTTGETCEFDLLREALQARPSTCGTLKVLGLDDAVGLKMRAVHERSLARDIIDIASVAHLYSFRALERLAAMHHEYFSVHELHMRLEYVDLMDDEAFEAYGVGEERIKEIRRFAQEWVADIKLRRADDGDVDYDADDVPEID from the coding sequence GGTGCTCGCAGGTGGCTATGCGATCAAGGCTCACGGCTTCACCGACCGGCCGAGCAAGGACCTCGATTTCGCGACCGACGTGGAGATACCGCTGCCGGACGTCGCCTTGGGCGTCGTTGGAGCGTTCCAGGAGGCCGGGTTAGAGGCGTCGATCATCGAGGTCACGCCACGGATGGGCCGCTTGATGGTGGCGGACGTGACGACCGGGGAGACCTGCGAGTTCGACCTCCTGCGCGAGGCGCTCCAGGCGCGACCGAGCACGTGCGGCACGCTGAAGGTGCTGGGCCTGGACGACGCGGTGGGGCTGAAAATGCGCGCCGTCCACGAGCGCAGCCTTGCCCGCGACATCATCGACATCGCCTCAGTAGCGCACCTTTACTCCTTCCGCGCGCTGGAGCGCCTCGCCGCCATGCACCACGAATACTTCTCCGTGCATGAGCTGCACATGCGGCTGGAATACGTCGACCTCATGGACGACGAGGCGTTCGAGGCCTATGGAGTGGGCGAGGAGCGGATCAAGGAGATCCGCCGATTCGCCCAGGAGTGGGTGGCGGACATCAAGCTGCGCCGAGCGGACGACGGCGACGTCGATTACGACGCTGACGATGTGCCCGAGATCGACTGA
- a CDS encoding SGNH/GDSL hydrolase family protein, with amino-acid sequence MTYSRYVALGDSQTEGLGDGDDARGHRGWADRLAEHLTRANPELLYANLAVRGRLAAQIRDEQLPVALELRPDLATVMAGMNDIIRPGFDAAAVAAVLEEMYQALTGAGTHVVTVTFPDIGAIAPLARPLLPRVLDLNARVRDAAARHGVTLVDTFQLAYITDARMWSVDRLHASPEGHARFAAGVAHALELPGSDDTWTAPLPPLTAPSAWRATAIEARWLATFMGPWLGRRLRGRSSGDGRTAKRPLLTPVIDQSISGTSSAS; translated from the coding sequence ATGACGTACAGCCGATACGTCGCGCTCGGCGACAGCCAGACCGAGGGCCTGGGCGACGGCGACGACGCCCGCGGCCACCGCGGCTGGGCCGACCGCCTCGCCGAGCACCTGACCCGCGCCAATCCCGAGCTGCTCTACGCCAACCTCGCCGTCCGCGGCCGCCTGGCCGCCCAGATCCGCGACGAGCAGTTGCCGGTCGCCCTGGAACTGCGTCCCGACCTGGCCACGGTCATGGCGGGCATGAACGACATCATCCGCCCCGGCTTCGACGCCGCCGCGGTGGCCGCGGTGCTGGAGGAGATGTACCAGGCGCTGACCGGCGCGGGGACACATGTGGTCACCGTGACCTTTCCCGATATCGGAGCGATCGCGCCCCTGGCCCGGCCGCTCCTGCCCAGGGTGCTCGACCTCAACGCCCGCGTGCGGGACGCCGCCGCACGCCATGGGGTCACGCTGGTGGACACCTTCCAGCTCGCCTACATCACGGACGCCAGGATGTGGAGCGTGGACCGCCTGCACGCCAGCCCGGAGGGACACGCCCGTTTCGCGGCAGGAGTCGCGCACGCGCTGGAATTGCCGGGCAGCGACGACACCTGGACGGCTCCGCTCCCGCCCCTGACCGCACCGTCGGCCTGGCGGGCGACGGCGATCGAGGCTCGCTGGCTGGCCACGTTCATGGGCCCGTGGCTGGGCCGCCGCCTCCGCGGCCGCTCCTCAGGCGACGGCCGGACCGCCAAGCGGCCGCTGCTCACGCCGGTGATCGATCAGTCGATCTCGGGCACATCGTCAGCGTCGTAA
- a CDS encoding PadR family transcriptional regulator: MALRHAVLAALLDGEYSGYQLTKIFDVGVSNFWYAAPQQLYVELTRLEADGLVSGREVVQQGRPNKRVFKVTDAGVEELASFAAAPAKPLLIREDLAVKVHAVDVLDPAPVIAQLQERAEQAAVKLAFFEQTLVRLRGNRDEETFLREGDRIGPYLSCLAGCRLEREMRDWCLQTARTLSERAAHAGRTTS, from the coding sequence ATGGCGCTCCGACACGCTGTCCTCGCGGCCCTGCTCGACGGCGAATACAGCGGCTACCAGCTCACCAAGATCTTCGACGTCGGCGTCTCCAACTTCTGGTACGCCGCCCCGCAGCAGCTCTACGTCGAGCTGACCAGGCTCGAGGCCGACGGCCTGGTGTCCGGCCGGGAGGTCGTCCAGCAGGGCCGCCCCAACAAGCGGGTGTTCAAGGTCACCGACGCCGGTGTCGAGGAGCTGGCCTCCTTCGCCGCAGCCCCGGCCAAGCCCCTGTTGATCCGCGAGGACCTGGCCGTCAAGGTCCACGCCGTGGACGTGCTCGACCCGGCCCCGGTGATCGCGCAACTCCAGGAGCGGGCCGAGCAGGCCGCGGTCAAACTGGCGTTCTTCGAGCAGACCCTGGTGCGCCTGCGCGGTAACCGGGACGAGGAGACGTTCCTGCGGGAGGGGGACCGCATCGGCCCCTACCTGTCCTGTCTTGCCGGATGCCGGCTGGAGCGGGAGATGCGCGATTGGTGCCTGCAGACCGCGCGGACGCTGAGCGAGCGCGCCGCCCACGCCGGAAGGACGACGTCATGA